The sequence TGTTGTTTGCGGTATACTTCGTGATTTTTCAACTTCAACTGGTCTTTTTAACAATATGTTAGCTTTCTTTGGAGTTGCAAGGTCAAACCTTTTGGATAAAGTTAATTTATTTCAACCGCTTTATGTCGGAAGCGGCGTATGGCAGGGTATAGGCTGGGGAAGCATTATTTATCTTGCAACGCTTTCTGGTGCTGATCCTAACTTATATGAAGCCGCGGTTATCGACGGAGCGGGCAGATTTAAGCAAATGGTTCATGTTACTTTCCCGACTCTTGTTCCAATTATAGTTATTCAATTGATTATGCAGATAGGCAGCTTGATGAGCATTGGTTTTGAAAAGGTATTTTTGCTATATAGTCCATTGATATATGAAAAGGCTGATATTATATCTACATATGTTTATCGTGCAGGTATAGAGGATACTAATTTCAGCTATGGTTCGGCTATTGGTATGTTTAATTCAGTTGTAAACCTGATGCTTCTTGTATTTGCCAACTGGCTGGCACGCAAGACTACCGACGAAAGCCTTTGGTAAGGAGGAAGAAATGGTTCATAAAAGATCTTTTGGTGAAATTTGTTTTGATACGTTTAATTATATTTTTCTTGGTTTGATTGCTTTTATATGTCTCTATCCTATGCTTTATGTTGTCTTTGGTTCATTCAGCAATCCTAATGAGCTTGCGCAACATACTGGCGCTCTCTTATGGCCTAAAGGATATTCGCTTGAAGGTTATAAGGCTGTATTTCATAATATGAATATTTGGATAGGATATGGCAATACATTGTTTTATGTTATTATTGGAACAATAACAAAAATGATAATGACAGCTATTGGTGCCTATGTTCTTTCTCGTAAAGACTTTATTATGAG comes from Bacillota bacterium and encodes:
- a CDS encoding ABC transporter permease subunit encodes the protein MTETGIQTSGMQTTVINNAASKGGDNRNSFGKRLVKNYKQHRWIYYMALPVIIYYIVFKYLPMAGLVISFENYRPARGLFHSDWVGFKQFIDFFSSPFAWRIIRNTITINLQSLVFGFPAPIILALLLNEIQAQRYKSTLQTLSYLPHFISLVVVCGILRDFSTSTGLFNNMLAFFGVARSNLLDKVNLFQPLYVGSGVWQGIGWGSIIYLATLSGADPNLYEAAVIDGAGRFKQMVHVTFPTLVPIIVIQLIMQIGSLMSIGFEKVFLLYSPLIYEKADIISTYVYRAGIEDTNFSYGSAIGMFNSVVNLMLLVFANWLARKTTDESLW